In Terriglobales bacterium, one DNA window encodes the following:
- a CDS encoding TonB-dependent receptor produces the protein MPLPRIAIILCCFLVFLLPVVAQSPNANINGQVLDSTASVIAGADVLVVNDVTGVQYSTKTNNEGIYVLPNLPPGPYRIQVSKTGFKTIIKPDITLNVQDAVSINFTLPVGAAMETITVQGGAPLVNTQSASVSTVIDRKFVENLPLNGRSFNTLLQLTPGVVIAPSSAGAPGQFSVAGQRTDANNFTVDGVSANFGVGVGPNLGQSGTGAAQAFSALGGTSSLVSVDALQEFRTETSSFAPEFGRSPGGQVILTTRSGTNTIHGGVFDYLRNTVMDANNWFNNAAIPPTAKAPEHHNDFGGFLGGPIRRNEMFFFLSYEGARLAQPQSMVIQVPSAFARSSAPVELRPYIDAYPQPNGQPISPTAYTAPFTGSYSNSAALDAGSARIDYTLSKRFTVFGRYDQAPSQSISRVSILSNLQAVEVDTKTLTLGFDMLLKPHLANSVRANFSTQAADLSYRLDSFGGAVPIRSNLLLGDLQPEQNLAYFQSFDTGFYQVGSGGRNRTRQLNFNDDLWIFRGAHQLKFGADYRALYLDVNPYQHEPFYMVFSTQDLLSSGSTDFFFTSTNLPTKFLTHALSLYGQDTWKASQRLTITFGVRWELNPAPSAREKTSLTTWKNVDNPPEITIAPPGTSLWATTYHNFAPRLGLAYALTGKGDYVIRLGGGIFYDLGTGRSGDLGFSFPNAFAVQAQNVLLPVSDLALHLPPVSLAPPYGSVITAFSPNLELPRSYQWNLALEKSFGGEQVVSATYAGQAGRDLLRQNILPRPNVNFTQPFELTGNDSQSNYHALQLQYRRPLGAGLQMLLNYAWSHSLDDASDDIALALSDAVISGARDYASSSFDVRHSFSGAVSYELPSAAKAGLLALLTKNWSIDTVVVARTGFPFNALLAMPSAFGGIGYTRPDRVPGEPLYVYGAQCMHTFGPTTQGGSGVLMAGQSCPGGKGLNPAAFSIPASPRQGTEGRNDIPGFGLTQVDLSIGRKISITDQVRLHFRADAFNLINHPNFANPFPQIDAGPANLLSTRMLNQGLGGLNPLFQQGGPRSLQLSLKMTF, from the coding sequence ATGCCCTTGCCCCGGATTGCCATCATTCTCTGCTGTTTTCTGGTGTTCCTCCTGCCGGTTGTTGCCCAGTCGCCGAACGCAAACATTAACGGCCAAGTTCTCGATTCCACCGCGAGCGTGATCGCGGGCGCAGATGTCCTTGTCGTCAACGATGTGACTGGCGTGCAGTACTCCACCAAAACCAACAACGAAGGCATCTATGTGCTGCCGAATCTACCGCCCGGGCCATACCGGATTCAGGTTTCGAAGACCGGTTTCAAGACCATCATCAAACCCGACATTACGCTGAATGTGCAGGATGCGGTCTCCATCAATTTCACGTTGCCGGTTGGAGCGGCGATGGAAACGATCACGGTGCAGGGTGGAGCACCACTGGTGAATACACAATCCGCATCGGTGAGCACCGTGATCGACCGCAAGTTTGTAGAGAATCTTCCGCTCAATGGGAGGAGTTTCAATACGCTTCTTCAGTTGACTCCCGGAGTAGTTATCGCTCCGAGCAGTGCCGGGGCACCAGGACAATTCAGCGTTGCGGGCCAGCGGACTGATGCCAACAATTTCACGGTGGATGGTGTATCCGCGAATTTCGGAGTTGGTGTTGGCCCAAATTTGGGACAGTCGGGTACTGGCGCGGCCCAGGCTTTCAGCGCCTTGGGTGGTACCAGTAGCCTAGTTTCGGTGGATGCGCTGCAGGAATTCCGGACTGAAACCTCATCGTTTGCTCCCGAATTCGGCCGCTCACCTGGAGGCCAGGTAATCCTCACTACGCGGTCCGGTACAAACACCATTCACGGAGGCGTGTTTGATTACCTGCGGAACACTGTCATGGACGCAAACAATTGGTTCAACAACGCAGCGATACCACCGACTGCAAAGGCTCCCGAACACCACAACGATTTCGGGGGATTCCTTGGAGGTCCCATCCGCAGGAACGAGATGTTCTTCTTTCTGTCGTACGAAGGAGCACGTTTAGCCCAGCCTCAGAGCATGGTAATTCAAGTCCCGTCTGCTTTTGCGCGATCCTCCGCGCCGGTTGAACTGCGGCCATACATCGACGCCTATCCTCAGCCAAATGGCCAGCCTATTTCCCCCACGGCGTACACCGCACCATTTACAGGAAGTTATTCCAACAGTGCGGCGCTGGACGCGGGAAGCGCGCGGATTGATTACACCTTAAGCAAGCGATTCACAGTGTTTGGTCGTTATGATCAGGCGCCTTCTCAGAGTATCAGCAGAGTCAGCATTTTAAGTAACCTCCAAGCCGTCGAGGTCGACACGAAGACGTTGACTTTGGGATTCGACATGCTGCTCAAACCGCACCTCGCCAATTCGGTTCGAGCCAACTTTTCAACTCAAGCTGCAGATCTTTCCTATCGGTTGGACTCGTTCGGCGGCGCGGTGCCGATCAGATCGAACTTATTGCTTGGAGATCTTCAGCCTGAACAGAACCTTGCCTATTTCCAGTCTTTTGACACGGGTTTCTACCAGGTAGGTTCCGGAGGACGCAATCGAACTAGGCAATTGAACTTCAATGATGATCTTTGGATCTTCAGGGGGGCACACCAGTTGAAATTCGGCGCGGATTATCGCGCTCTCTACTTGGATGTAAATCCGTACCAGCATGAGCCTTTTTATATGGTATTTAGCACCCAAGACTTGCTTTCTAGCGGTTCCACCGATTTCTTCTTCACCTCCACGAACCTGCCCACAAAGTTCTTGACACATGCACTGTCGTTGTACGGCCAGGACACTTGGAAAGCGTCACAGCGACTCACGATTACCTTCGGTGTTCGATGGGAATTGAATCCTGCACCCTCTGCCCGAGAAAAGACATCACTGACGACGTGGAAGAACGTAGATAACCCGCCGGAGATTACCATTGCGCCGCCTGGGACATCTCTGTGGGCAACCACGTATCACAACTTCGCTCCGCGTCTGGGATTAGCCTATGCACTCACAGGCAAGGGCGACTATGTTATCCGTCTCGGGGGAGGGATCTTTTACGACCTAGGCACCGGGCGGTCGGGAGATCTCGGGTTTAGCTTTCCCAACGCGTTTGCAGTCCAAGCACAGAACGTCTTGCTGCCTGTCTCCGATCTCGCTCTCCACTTACCTCCCGTATCACTTGCGCCTCCCTACGGATCAGTCATCACGGCATTTTCCCCCAATCTGGAACTTCCGCGTTCGTATCAATGGAACCTCGCTTTGGAGAAATCTTTTGGCGGAGAACAGGTTGTCTCGGCGACTTACGCCGGACAGGCTGGCAGAGATCTGCTGAGACAGAATATTCTCCCTCGCCCCAACGTCAACTTCACTCAACCATTTGAACTAACAGGCAACGACTCACAATCGAACTATCACGCTCTGCAATTGCAGTACCGGCGGCCGCTCGGGGCCGGCTTGCAAATGCTGCTGAACTACGCATGGTCTCATTCGCTCGATGATGCTTCGGATGACATCGCTTTGGCGCTTTCTGATGCTGTTATCTCTGGTGCGCGCGACTACGCCTCCTCTAGCTTCGACGTGCGCCACAGCTTCTCTGGCGCGGTGAGCTATGAGCTGCCCTCAGCGGCAAAAGCCGGGTTGCTCGCGCTGCTGACAAAGAACTGGTCCATAGACACCGTCGTTGTTGCTCGAACGGGATTTCCCTTTAATGCACTGCTTGCGATGCCATCCGCCTTCGGTGGGATCGGATACACTCGTCCCGATCGTGTGCCTGGAGAACCGCTCTATGTGTATGGAGCACAGTGCATGCACACCTTCGGCCCCACAACACAAGGCGGTAGTGGAGTTCTTATGGCAGGGCAATCGTGTCCTGGAGGAAAAGGACTCAACCCCGCCGCGTTTTCAATTCCCGCGTCACCTAGACAGGGCACGGAAGGACGCAATGATATTCCCGGTTTTGGCCTGACCCAAGTTGACCTGTCCATAGGCAGGAAGATCTCTATTACGGACCAGGTCAGACTGCATTTCCGCGCCGACGCCTTTAACCTGATCAACCATCCGAATTTCGCCAACCCTTTTCCCCAGATCGATGCAGGTCCAGCCAATCTTCTTTCGACGCGGATGCTGAACCAAGGACTCGGAGGACTCAATCCGTTATTTCAACAAGGTGGCCCTCGCTCACTTCAGCTGTCGCTAAAGATGACGTTCTAG